A genomic stretch from Desulfohalobium retbaense DSM 5692 includes:
- a CDS encoding cation diffusion facilitator family transporter, protein MQGSIWRSQRFQAMAVSFVAGAVLMAIKFAAYSVTGSAGILSDALESVINVVASGFALYSVFLSRRPPDRNHPYGHGKIEYFSAGFEGALIVLAALAIFFQAVPRFFDPRPLQHLNQGVGLVTLAAVVNLLLAWLLIRVGRQRDSLALVADGKHLLTDVVTSAGVIGGLGLVHLTGALWLDPLIACLVAVNILVTGSKLLRESAARLMDEADPALLQQIVDILNANRQSDWISLHQLRARRYGPVVHVDLHMVLPRYYNLEESHKSAERIEALLRERFGAGAEIIVHTDPCTEQWCPACAKDACRQRAAAHSQHPLVPFTVTRAMASHGHHNAPRATSGPDQQKTE, encoded by the coding sequence ATGCAAGGTTCGATATGGCGTTCCCAGCGCTTCCAGGCCATGGCCGTCTCGTTTGTCGCCGGGGCCGTGTTGATGGCCATCAAATTCGCGGCGTATTCCGTCACAGGATCAGCCGGTATCTTGTCCGATGCCCTGGAGTCGGTAATCAATGTCGTCGCCAGCGGATTTGCCCTGTACAGTGTTTTTCTGAGCCGGCGTCCCCCTGACCGGAACCATCCTTATGGTCACGGGAAAATCGAATATTTTTCCGCCGGATTCGAGGGGGCTCTGATCGTTCTGGCCGCCCTGGCCATATTTTTTCAGGCTGTGCCGCGGTTTTTCGACCCCCGTCCCTTGCAGCATCTCAATCAGGGGGTAGGGCTGGTCACGCTCGCGGCGGTGGTGAATCTTTTGCTGGCTTGGCTTTTGATCCGGGTGGGGCGTCAGCGAGATTCACTGGCCCTGGTCGCAGACGGCAAGCATCTGCTGACCGATGTGGTCACCAGTGCCGGGGTCATTGGTGGGCTTGGGCTGGTGCATTTGACAGGGGCGTTGTGGCTTGATCCCCTGATCGCCTGTTTGGTCGCCGTGAACATTCTGGTGACGGGATCAAAATTGCTCCGGGAATCCGCAGCGCGGCTCATGGACGAGGCTGATCCAGCACTTTTGCAGCAAATTGTCGATATATTAAACGCCAACCGGCAGTCGGACTGGATCTCACTGCACCAGTTGCGTGCCCGACGCTACGGCCCTGTGGTCCATGTCGATCTGCACATGGTTTTGCCCCGCTATTACAATCTGGAAGAATCCCACAAGAGTGCGGAGCGTATCGAGGCCCTTTTGCGGGAGCGCTTCGGTGCCGGCGCAGAAATCATTGTCCATACTGATCCCTGTACGGAGCAGTGGTGCCCGGCGTGCGCCAAAGATGCTTGCCGGCAACGAGCCGCTGCCCACAGCCAGCACCCTCTTGTCCCCTTTACCGTGACCCGGGCCATGGCCAGCCACGGCCACCACAACGCACCGCGTGCCACCTCGGGTCCTGATCAGCAAAAGACGGAGTGA
- a CDS encoding class I SAM-dependent methyltransferase yields the protein MQPFSLPEQFFYLMEHEAETHRLEQKTDFDSLSAQAHWAGLRPGMRVLDVGCGAGITTKMLSKLVGESGSCLGIDASPERIEHARNLYSGPGISFLQANIYAPLDYLPPFDFIWVRFFLEYHQQGAATIVHRLKKCLRPGGILCLIDLDNNCTGHFEMPERLSQALNGVMQQLVDHRDFDPQMGKKLYTYMYDAGMQDIAVSLGAHHLIYGHLQEKEAYNWSRKIEVAAARSGYEFPEYEDGFEGFLRDFKEFFFDPRRFTYTPLLCCRGVAF from the coding sequence ATGCAACCTTTTTCACTCCCCGAACAATTTTTCTATCTCATGGAACACGAGGCAGAAACGCATCGCCTGGAACAAAAGACCGATTTTGACTCCTTGAGCGCCCAGGCCCATTGGGCCGGTTTGCGCCCGGGGATGCGGGTGCTTGATGTGGGGTGCGGCGCCGGCATCACCACGAAAATGCTTTCCAAGCTTGTCGGCGAGTCCGGATCATGCCTCGGTATTGATGCCTCTCCAGAACGTATCGAACATGCCAGAAACCTCTATAGCGGGCCAGGCATCTCCTTCTTGCAAGCCAATATCTACGCGCCCCTCGACTACTTACCCCCTTTCGATTTCATCTGGGTTCGCTTTTTTCTTGAATACCACCAGCAAGGGGCAGCAACAATTGTCCATCGTTTGAAAAAATGTCTCAGACCCGGCGGAATCCTTTGCCTGATCGATCTTGACAACAACTGCACCGGACATTTCGAAATGCCTGAGCGGTTGTCACAGGCTCTCAACGGCGTCATGCAGCAATTGGTCGACCATAGGGATTTTGACCCGCAAATGGGGAAGAAATTATACACCTATATGTATGATGCCGGCATGCAGGATATCGCGGTCAGTCTTGGGGCTCACCATTTAATCTACGGCCATCTTCAAGAAAAGGAGGCCTATAATTGGAGCCGGAAGATTGAGGTTGCTGCTGCTCGCTCAGGGTATGAATTCCCGGAATATGAGGATGGATTTGAAGGATTTCTTCGTGATTTCAAAGAATTCTTTTTTGATCCGCGGCGTTTTACCTACACACCGTTATTGTGCTGTCGCGGCGTAGCTTTCTGA
- a CDS encoding lipid A deacylase LpxR family protein: MTTPAKRPFGFLLPLFLAGLIVFAVIGPVYASSNSSQDWQTVSFFFENDLFADTDKYYTNAVQLTWVSPDLERYRDDVRLPQWTLPIIRCAPFVNVPDSTHNVGLLLGQHIYTPSDIRTTIVDPDERPYAGFLYSGLALHSKTTSQLDTLEAVVGIVGPSALGEEAQNTVHRLRGLHLARGWDSQLHDEPALRLAWQRKHRLWQWTNPNGFGADCLPHIGATLGNVKTALNAGGEFRLGYRLPQDFGTDTIRPGAGISAPLPTGPATRWGRLGVHLFAGVNAQVIARNIFLDGNTWRHSRHVDKRFIVGEISAGVAVTFEQLKITYRHVFRTQEFEHQDRGHAIGSMAVTWAF, encoded by the coding sequence ATGACCACTCCTGCAAAACGTCCCTTTGGATTCCTATTGCCCCTCTTTTTGGCTGGCCTAATCGTATTCGCTGTGATTGGCCCGGTATATGCCTCCTCCAATTCGTCACAGGACTGGCAAACTGTGAGTTTCTTTTTTGAAAACGACCTCTTTGCCGACACAGATAAATACTACACCAACGCTGTCCAATTGACATGGGTTTCCCCGGACCTCGAACGCTACCGTGACGATGTCCGCCTGCCGCAATGGACCCTGCCGATCATCCGTTGTGCTCCTTTTGTGAACGTCCCGGACAGCACCCACAATGTGGGCCTTCTTTTGGGGCAGCATATCTACACCCCTTCGGATATTCGCACCACAATAGTCGACCCCGACGAGCGGCCCTATGCCGGCTTTCTCTACAGTGGCTTGGCCCTGCACAGCAAAACGACTTCGCAATTGGACACCCTCGAAGCGGTCGTCGGCATCGTGGGGCCTTCGGCCCTTGGGGAAGAGGCCCAAAACACCGTTCACAGACTCCGCGGACTGCACCTCGCCCGTGGGTGGGACAGCCAACTCCACGATGAACCCGCCCTTCGACTGGCTTGGCAACGCAAACACCGGCTCTGGCAGTGGACAAACCCGAACGGGTTCGGAGCGGACTGCCTCCCTCATATCGGAGCCACTTTGGGCAATGTCAAGACCGCGCTCAATGCAGGCGGGGAGTTCCGGCTTGGATACAGACTCCCACAGGATTTCGGCACGGATACCATTCGCCCGGGCGCCGGGATCAGCGCTCCCCTCCCTACAGGCCCGGCCACGAGGTGGGGCCGGCTTGGTGTTCACCTCTTCGCTGGTGTCAATGCTCAGGTGATCGCCCGGAATATTTTCCTGGATGGCAACACCTGGCGCCATAGCCGTCACGTCGACAAACGTTTCATTGTCGGAGAAATTTCCGCCGGCGTGGCTGTGACCTTCGAACAACTCAAAATAACCTACCGCCATGTCTTTCGGACCCAGGAATTCGAACACCAGGACCGCGGCCATGCCATCGGCTCGATGGCCGTCACCTGGGCCTTTTAA